One segment of Castanea sativa cultivar Marrone di Chiusa Pesio chromosome 3, ASM4071231v1 DNA contains the following:
- the LOC142627393 gene encoding G-type lectin S-receptor-like serine/threonine-protein kinase At4g27290: MDIFASVFLSSSLLVFSFVSSDAVDSITQSQSLSDSEGTTLVSKNGRFALGFFSPGNSNNRYLGIWYNNIPVKTVVWVANRLDPIPDSSGLFMVNSAGSPVLLSSNKAVYWSANSTKQARNPIVQLLDSGNLVLREENEDNYLWQSFDYPSDTWLPGMKIGWDLRTGLERRLTDWKTLDDPSPGEMSWGIELHNFPELVMMKGSQKYFRSILWNGDSFVGIYELQGTPLYNYTFVSNKYEVHFIYELINNSVIIRAVLNQSMYTAYVWVGEKEGWSMFLNSPKDKCDVYNLCGAYGNCIISESPICQCLEGFKPVSLETGDAEERSRGCIRSTQLSCQDKDKTRFVKFAGLKMPANTYSWLNVSMNLEECRVKCLNNCSCTAYANSDIRDGGSGCAIWFGDLTDIRQLEANRRNANGQDLYIRMSASEQEVKNKQKTKVVVIVVVAIAIVFGVLMIPYCIWKRSNFRGEDLISFDFSNRATQRGLINKKRTGKGRNNEMELPLFSFSSVSIATNYFSASNKLGEGGFGPVYKGSLLNGQLVAVKRLSRKSGQGWEELKNEAMLIAKLQHNNLVKLLGCCIERDEKILIYEYLPNKSLDYFLFDPIRHGIKDWATRTHIIEGIVQGLLYLHQYSRLQIIHRDLKASNILLDKDMNPKISDFGLARIFCGNGSQATNRIVGTYGYMSPEYAMEGLFSVKSDVFSFGVLLLEILSGKKNTGFYESDSINLIGYAWNLWKSNRSLELMDPILGDTPPTNVLLSYINIALLCLQENAVDRPTISDVISMFNKDSALLPSPKKPAFSFGRGMEDLGSSKRKPEICSLNDMTVSILEAR, translated from the exons ATGGACATCTTTGCTTCTGTGTTTTTGAGTTCCAGTTTGCTTGTTTTCTCCTTTGTATCCTCGGATGCTGTTGACAGCATTACTCAATCCCAATCCCTCAGTGACAGTGAGGGCACAACCTTGGTCTCTAAAAATGGACGCTTTGCCCTGGGGTTCTTCAGTCCAGGTAATTCCAATAACCGTTACTTGGGAATTTGGTACAACAATATCCCGGTTAAAACAGTTGTTTGGGTAGCAAACCGGCTTGACCCAATCCCAGACTCGTCTGGCCTGTTTATGGTAAACAGTGCAGGTAGTCCTGTTCTTCTCAGCTCGAATAAGGCTGTTTATTGGTCTGCAAATTCAACAAAACAGGCCAGGAATCCAATAGTACAGCTTTTAGATTCAGGAAATCTAGTATTAAGAGAAGAGAATGAAGACAATTATTTGTGGCAAAGCTTTGACTATCCTTCTGATACTTGGCTGCCAGGGATGAAGATTGGATGGGACTTAAGGACTGGTCTGGAAAGGCGTCTAACTGATTGGAAGACTCTAGATGACCCCTCTCCTGGAGAAATGAGTTGGGGGATTGAACTCCATAATTTCCCTGAATTAGTTATGATGAAAGGCTCCCAGAAGTACTTCCGGTCCATCTTATGGAATGGCGATTCTTTCGTTGGTATTTATGAGTTACAGGGCACCCCGCTTTACAACTACACGTTTGTCTCCAACAAGTACGAGGTACACTTCATTTACGAATTGATTAATAATTCTGTAATCATAAGAGCAGTTTTGAACCAATCAATGTATACGGCCTACGTGTGGGTTGGAGAAAAAGAAGGATGGAGCATGTTCTTAAATTCGCCGAAAGACAAGTGTGACGTTTATAATTTATGTGGTGCGTATGGAAATTGTATCATTAGTGAGTCACCTATCTGTCAATGTTTAGAAGGATTCAAGCCAGTGTCGCTAGAAACAGGGGACGCGGAAGAGAGGTCTAGGGGATGTATACGAAGTACGCAATTGAGCTGCCAGGATAAAGATAAAACTAGGTTTGTTAAATTTGCTGGACTCAAAATGCCAGCTAACACTTATTCTTGGTTGAACGTAAGTATGAATCTTGAAGAATGCAGAGTCAAATGTTTGAACAACTGTTCCTGTACGGCTTATGCAAACTCAGATATTAGAGATGGAGGAAGTGGCTGCGCCATCTGGTTTGGAGATCTAACTGATATTAGACAGCTGGAAGCTAACAGGCGGAATGCTAACGGTCAGGACTTATATATTCGAATGTCTGCTTCAGAGCAAG aggtgaaaAACAAGCAAAAGACGAAGGTGGTAGTGATAGTTGTGGTTGCCATTGCCATAGTATTTGGGGTGCTCATGATTCCTTACTGCATTTGGAAAAGGTCAAACTTCAGAG GGGAGGACTTGATATCATTTGATTTCAGCAACAGAGCTACACAACGAGGACTAATCAATAAGAAGAGGACTGGGAAAGGTAGAAATAACGAAATGGAGCTTCCACTCTTTAGTTTTTCTAGTGTATCTATTGCTACTAATTACTTCAGTGCCTCAAATAAGCTTGGAGAGGGGGGTTTTGGACCTGTTTACAAA GGATCCTTGCTGAATGGACAATTAGTAGCAGTAAAAAGACTTTCGAGAAAATCTGGACAAGGATGGGAAGAGCTAAAAAATGAGGCAATGCTTATAGCCAAACTCCAACACAACAATCTTGTGAAACTGCTTGGCTGCTGCATTGAAAGAGATGAAAAGATTTTGATCTATGAATATTTGCCCAATAAAAGCTTAGATTATTTCCTTTTTG ATCCAATTAGACATGGGATAAAAGATTGGGCAACCCGAACTCACATCATCGAAGGGATTGTTCAAGGGCTTCTTTACCTCCATCAGTATTCCAGGTTACAAATCATTCATAGAGATTTGAAGGCCAGCAACATCTTGCTAGATAAAGACATGAATCCTAAAATATCAGATTTTGGATTGGCAAGAATTTTTTGTGGGAATGGGTCACAAGCAACCAATCGAATAGTGGGGACTTA TGGCTATATGTCTCCGGAATATGCCATGGAAGGCCTCTTCTCAGTCAAATCTGATGTCTTTAGTTTTGGAGTATTGTTGTTAGAGATCTTGAGTGGCAAAAAGAATACTGGTTTCTATGAGAGTGACTCTATCAATCTTATTGGATAT GCTTGGAATTTGTGGAAAAGCAATAGGTCGTTGGAGTTGATGGATCCAATCCTTGGAGATACTCCTCCTACGAATGTCCTTTTGAGTTACA